One Leptospira wolbachii serovar Codice str. CDC genomic region harbors:
- a CDS encoding flagellar FlbD family protein, with the protein MVILHRLKGAEFVLNADLIETIEANPDTIITLVNEKKFIVQEPVAEVVEKVVSYKTRIHGLPRVIEKAKET; encoded by the coding sequence CTGGTCATTTTACATCGACTCAAAGGTGCGGAATTTGTTCTCAATGCAGATTTGATTGAGACCATTGAAGCAAATCCAGATACGATCATTACTCTTGTGAATGAGAAGAAATTCATTGTACAAGAGCCCGTCGCGGAAGTTGTGGAAAAAGTGGTGTCCTACAAAACTAGGATCCATGGTCTCCCCCGAGTCATAGAGAAGGCCAAGGAAACATAA
- a CDS encoding TolC family protein encodes MIPKLKQSLFAFLCPFGMFFSFVLEADPTRDPFESLHGPNIYSQDYINQQPGVLTLEELLRSVEKSYPLVLAAEKLLSEAEYNYLAAEGAFDLQFKSMGTTKPMGYYTNNATDAVFEKPTPLGGTSFFAGYRIGRGKFPVYDGKRETNDYGEVRAGAIFPLMRNREIDKNRADIKKADLDRRLAELSIQKLKIEVIKEATKRYWKWVSSGQEYLVNKDLLAIAKSRQDQITQRIKLGDIPKMEGTENDRAILQRESQFVSAEREMQKAAIDLSLFLRATDGNLILPTTDRLPIGFPKPIEYKKLELEKSIKLAWKYRPELQDFEFKRDKVRVDQDMGYNALKPQVDLVVAGSQDFGPGSITRAKPELEASLVLNLPIQTKRPRGIIGAAEAKIAQLDQELQFSKDKIKTEVQDSISEVIASAKRVTVTQNEVELARKLEEMERERFTLGDSTLLFVNIREQTSAEAAVREIKALYDHHVAIAHFQAATASILQISSLP; translated from the coding sequence ATGATCCCAAAGTTAAAACAATCTCTATTCGCCTTCCTTTGTCCTTTTGGAATGTTCTTTTCCTTCGTCCTCGAAGCAGATCCTACACGTGATCCTTTTGAATCTCTACATGGCCCTAATATCTATTCACAAGATTATATCAACCAACAACCAGGAGTTCTCACCTTAGAAGAACTTCTTCGGTCTGTAGAAAAATCGTATCCCCTTGTCCTTGCGGCAGAAAAACTTTTATCAGAAGCCGAATACAATTACTTAGCGGCCGAAGGTGCTTTTGATCTACAATTCAAATCCATGGGAACCACAAAACCAATGGGTTATTATACAAACAATGCAACCGATGCCGTTTTTGAAAAACCAACACCACTGGGGGGAACCTCCTTTTTTGCAGGTTACCGAATCGGGCGGGGAAAGTTTCCGGTCTATGATGGCAAAAGAGAAACCAATGACTACGGAGAGGTAAGAGCAGGTGCCATCTTTCCCCTGATGCGCAACCGAGAGATTGATAAAAACAGAGCCGATATCAAAAAAGCAGATCTTGACCGAAGGCTTGCAGAACTCTCCATTCAAAAATTAAAAATTGAAGTCATCAAAGAAGCAACGAAACGTTATTGGAAATGGGTATCGAGTGGCCAAGAGTATCTAGTTAACAAAGACTTGTTAGCCATAGCGAAAAGTAGACAAGACCAAATCACACAAAGAATCAAGTTAGGTGACATTCCCAAAATGGAAGGAACAGAAAACGATCGTGCTATTTTACAAAGAGAGTCTCAATTTGTTTCTGCGGAACGAGAAATGCAAAAAGCCGCCATCGACTTATCTTTATTTCTGCGTGCCACTGATGGAAATTTAATCCTTCCTACTACAGACAGGCTTCCCATAGGATTTCCCAAACCCATTGAGTATAAAAAACTCGAACTGGAAAAAAGTATCAAACTCGCTTGGAAGTATAGACCAGAATTACAAGACTTTGAATTCAAACGAGACAAAGTTCGTGTCGACCAAGACATGGGTTACAATGCTCTGAAACCACAAGTGGATTTGGTAGTTGCCGGATCTCAAGACTTTGGACCAGGTTCTATCACAAGAGCCAAACCAGAACTAGAAGCATCTCTTGTTCTCAACCTACCTATCCAAACTAAACGCCCAAGAGGGATAATCGGTGCTGCCGAAGCAAAGATAGCTCAACTCGATCAGGAATTACAATTCTCAAAAGATAAAATCAAAACCGAAGTACAAGATTCCATTTCTGAGGTGATTGCTTCGGCAAAACGTGTTACTGTTACGCAAAATGAAGTCGAATTAGCGCGAAAGTTAGAAGAGATGGAACGAGAACGATTTACCCTTGGTGACTCAACACTACTATTTGTGAATATTAGAGAACAGACAAGTGCAGAAGCAGCAGTCCGTGAAATTAAGGCTTTGTACGATCATCATGTAGCCATTGCCCATTTCCAAGCAGCAACGGCTTCTATTTTGCAAATTTCTTCCCTTCCTTAG
- a CDS encoding motility protein A, with protein MDIATVIGLALGVALMLLGVVSGGLALTDLIDIPSVMITFGGAAAATIISFPWTSTIGVGAVTKKAFQNPPSDLPGLITTLVSFSEKARREGLLALEDDINELPEEFLKKGIQLVVDGTDPELVRNIMETEIGNTATRHAYGRSWWDAYAGFAPGFGMLGTLVGLVGMLKNLGGGDASAIGQGMATALITTLYGSLAQNLFAAPVVRKLTRRSEDELVIKQVMVEGTLSIQSGDNPRIVKEKLASFLTPAERTALKDDGD; from the coding sequence ATGGATATAGCTACAGTCATTGGTTTGGCCCTTGGAGTGGCCTTGATGTTACTTGGGGTGGTTTCGGGGGGTCTTGCCTTAACCGACCTAATCGATATTCCCTCGGTCATGATTACATTTGGTGGTGCGGCAGCCGCTACGATCATTTCCTTCCCTTGGACTTCCACCATTGGAGTGGGGGCAGTGACAAAGAAAGCCTTTCAAAATCCACCCTCCGACCTTCCTGGTCTCATTACTACACTAGTTAGTTTTTCCGAAAAGGCAAGAAGGGAAGGTCTACTCGCTTTAGAAGATGATATCAATGAACTTCCTGAAGAATTTTTAAAGAAGGGAATCCAACTCGTTGTGGATGGAACAGACCCAGAACTTGTTCGAAATATTATGGAAACCGAAATTGGGAACACGGCCACAAGGCATGCTTACGGCCGTTCTTGGTGGGATGCTTACGCTGGTTTTGCGCCAGGGTTCGGGATGCTTGGGACCCTTGTGGGTCTTGTAGGGATGTTAAAGAACTTAGGTGGTGGGGATGCCAGTGCGATTGGACAAGGTATGGCGACTGCCCTTATTACAACTCTATACGGATCGTTAGCGCAGAACTTATTTGCAGCACCGGTTGTAAGAAAACTAACTAGACGATCGGAAGATGAACTTGTGATCAAACAAGTGATGGTGGAAGGAACATTGTCCATTCAATCAGGGGACAACCCACGGATTGTTAAAGAGAAGTTGGCGAGTTTCTTAACTCCTGCAGAAAGAACTGCACTTAAAGACGACGGAGATTAA
- the kdsB gene encoding 3-deoxy-manno-octulosonate cytidylyltransferase gives MSDQILGVIPARFASTRLPGKPLALIGTKPMIQWTYHHASLSKSFHRLVVATDDKRIHDVVLGFGGESVLTSPDHPTGTDRIIEVAEKYPNYGIIVNIQGDEPGMEAVLIDGVVDLKTKHRNWEMATAAVPFSTSEDPKDPNKVKVVFDTNGRANYFSRSPIPASFKADAKYFRHLGIYAYEREFLMNYNHLPASDWETAESLEQLRALQNGSTIGVYLSDKANLGVDSPADLEVVIAEFKRKGLI, from the coding sequence ATGTCCGACCAAATTCTCGGTGTGATCCCTGCTCGCTTCGCGAGCACAAGGCTTCCCGGAAAACCACTGGCCCTCATTGGAACCAAACCAATGATCCAGTGGACCTACCACCACGCTTCCCTATCTAAATCTTTCCACCGTTTGGTGGTCGCCACTGATGACAAAAGAATCCATGATGTGGTTTTGGGTTTTGGTGGAGAGTCTGTTTTAACAAGCCCCGATCATCCTACTGGCACTGACAGGATCATTGAAGTTGCAGAAAAGTATCCGAACTACGGAATCATTGTGAATATCCAAGGGGATGAGCCAGGCATGGAAGCCGTCCTCATTGATGGAGTTGTGGATTTAAAAACAAAACATAGAAATTGGGAAATGGCTACGGCAGCTGTTCCCTTTAGCACATCAGAAGACCCAAAAGACCCTAACAAAGTAAAGGTGGTCTTTGATACAAACGGACGAGCAAACTATTTTTCTCGTTCGCCTATCCCTGCCTCTTTTAAAGCTGATGCTAAGTATTTTAGACATTTAGGAATCTATGCTTATGAACGGGAATTTTTAATGAATTATAACCACTTGCCGGCTTCCGATTGGGAGACGGCAGAGTCACTGGAACAACTCCGCGCCTTGCAGAACGGCTCCACGATTGGGGTTTATCTTTCTGATAAAGCCAACCTGGGTGTGGATTCGCCGGCTGACTTAGAAGTTGTGATCGCAGAATTTAAACGGAAAGGTTTGATTTAA
- the motB gene encoding flagellar motor protein MotB, producing MASKKEKCPECIQKVPEFMATYGDMVTLLLCFFILLYTTGKTDAKEMQIILSAFKSTTGFFTGGQTLSKGSLEEMGMQIESLPSQVVGRNLSKAKKDAHEVFKPEVEAGKVRISENERGLVISLVGADYFYPGSAILTPTIRETLRKAAGLIKGLERFVRVEGHSDDDAVNPVNRPGREEREYINNWDLAGARAVNATVFMINSEEIEPSWFQAVSFGSYRPLVLENEGTPEAKAFNRRVDIIILTEKSTKRAPGESKYGLPDTRLPNTETNVEGEF from the coding sequence ATGGCTTCTAAGAAAGAAAAATGTCCTGAGTGTATCCAAAAAGTTCCCGAGTTCATGGCAACTTACGGGGACATGGTAACACTTCTTCTTTGTTTCTTTATCCTTTTGTATACAACGGGTAAAACAGATGCAAAGGAGATGCAGATCATTTTATCTGCATTCAAATCCACAACAGGATTTTTTACTGGGGGGCAAACTCTTTCCAAGGGTTCTTTGGAAGAAATGGGAATGCAGATTGAATCTCTTCCTTCCCAAGTGGTGGGACGTAACCTTTCCAAAGCAAAAAAAGATGCCCATGAAGTTTTTAAACCAGAAGTAGAAGCGGGAAAAGTTCGCATTTCTGAAAATGAAAGAGGACTTGTGATCTCGCTCGTTGGTGCTGATTATTTTTATCCCGGTTCAGCGATCCTAACACCAACCATTCGAGAAACATTACGGAAAGCGGCGGGTCTGATCAAAGGACTCGAACGTTTTGTTCGTGTGGAAGGACATAGTGATGATGATGCCGTCAATCCTGTGAACCGTCCTGGAAGAGAAGAAAGAGAATATATCAATAACTGGGATTTGGCGGGAGCTAGGGCAGTCAATGCTACCGTTTTTATGATCAATTCAGAAGAAATTGAGCCAAGTTGGTTCCAAGCTGTAAGTTTTGGATCCTACAGACCTCTTGTATTAGAAAATGAAGGTACACCGGAAGCTAAGGCTTTCAACCGTAGAGTGGATATCATCATCCTAACCGAGAAGTCTACCAAACGGGCACCAGGAGAAAGTAAATACGGACTCCCTGACACTCGTTTGCCGAACACTGAAACAAATGTAGAAGGAGAATTTTAA
- a CDS encoding MlaD family protein, which translates to MKSKKLSKEALTGIVFFSILVFAFFTTVIEPDRPAKKYPYRLSLFYSRIDGIKEGTEVRILGIQKGYVAHIDSRPLLDVPDRRFLDHNMDHAIELHIALEDPLTLWDNYEVDFQTITLFSGRIININPGSSDGKRPFFKPTFREGEKSPDYLPSARYFDDFFKATLVTMEENRSDLRQITLDFRSITDKLNHTEGTIPKLIGDTEMYDELLATIQDAESIGKEGRRYMESSRNLENTMPIPFLITASYYGRTTPITGRRIGPQN; encoded by the coding sequence GTGAAATCAAAAAAGTTATCGAAGGAAGCCCTAACAGGAATCGTTTTTTTTTCTATTTTGGTCTTTGCTTTTTTCACCACCGTCATTGAACCGGATCGGCCTGCCAAAAAATATCCTTATAGGTTATCCCTTTTTTATTCTAGAATTGATGGAATCAAAGAAGGCACAGAGGTCCGAATTTTAGGAATTCAAAAAGGATATGTGGCCCATATTGATTCCAGACCTCTTCTCGATGTACCGGATCGCCGTTTTTTAGACCATAACATGGATCATGCGATAGAGCTTCATATTGCCTTAGAAGATCCCTTAACTCTTTGGGACAATTATGAAGTGGATTTTCAAACCATCACTTTGTTTTCGGGAAGGATCATCAATATCAATCCAGGTAGTTCTGATGGGAAACGTCCCTTTTTCAAACCTACATTTCGTGAAGGGGAAAAAAGTCCTGATTATTTACCCTCGGCTCGGTATTTTGATGATTTTTTTAAGGCAACCTTGGTAACTATGGAAGAAAATCGATCGGACCTTCGGCAAATCACCTTGGATTTTCGTTCGATCACCGATAAATTAAATCATACAGAAGGCACAATTCCCAAATTAATAGGTGATACAGAAATGTATGATGAACTTCTTGCGACAATTCAGGACGCAGAATCTATAGGAAAAGAAGGAAGGCGATATATGGAAAGTTCCAGGAATTTGGAGAACACCATGCCGATTCCTTTTTTGATTACAGCATCGTATTACGGACGTACAACGCCAATTACGGGAAGAAGGATTGGACCACAAAACTAA
- a CDS encoding glycosyltransferase, with amino-acid sequence MKVAIIHDWLTGMRGGELVLDSLLKAFPEADLFTLFYSKGKLNERIESRKITTAFTNNLPFKEKYYRYYLPVFPTAIESLDLKGYDVVISSSHCVAKGVIPHPDTFHLSYIHSPMRYVWDMYYDYFPNRKGFKFFLLQSIANYLRTWDAASANRVDYFTCNSHFVGRRIQKYYRRDYKIVYPPCLPQDFRVHDNSKDDYYLMVSAFAPYKKIDLAIEAFRENGKPLILVGGGQEEGKLVKNLPKNILWKKGLPRTEVVELYKKARGFIFPGMEDFGITPVESQAYATPVIAYGKGGALESVNEDRTGVFFKEQTVKSLNEAIQRAEKIHFKRGDFQNSINRFTEEKFVSEIRKVVDRHK; translated from the coding sequence ATGAAAGTTGCAATTATACATGACTGGCTTACCGGTATGCGCGGTGGAGAATTAGTTCTCGATAGTTTATTAAAAGCGTTTCCGGAAGCGGATTTATTTACTCTTTTTTATTCCAAAGGAAAACTAAATGAAAGGATTGAAAGTCGTAAAATCACAACGGCTTTTACGAACAATCTTCCCTTTAAAGAAAAATACTATCGTTATTATTTGCCGGTATTTCCCACAGCCATTGAATCTTTGGATCTCAAAGGATATGATGTGGTGATTAGTTCCTCACATTGTGTGGCCAAAGGGGTCATCCCTCATCCCGACACTTTTCATTTGAGTTATATCCATAGCCCCATGCGTTATGTCTGGGATATGTATTATGATTATTTTCCTAATCGGAAAGGTTTTAAGTTTTTTTTATTACAATCCATTGCTAACTACCTTCGTACTTGGGATGCGGCCTCTGCCAACCGCGTGGATTATTTTACATGTAACTCGCATTTTGTGGGAAGGCGTATCCAAAAGTATTATAGACGTGATTATAAAATTGTTTATCCCCCTTGTTTGCCGCAGGATTTCCGAGTCCATGATAACTCCAAAGACGATTATTATTTAATGGTCTCGGCCTTTGCTCCTTACAAAAAAATTGACCTAGCGATCGAAGCTTTTCGTGAGAATGGAAAACCACTCATCCTTGTCGGTGGAGGTCAGGAAGAAGGGAAACTTGTTAAAAATTTACCGAAAAACATCCTATGGAAAAAAGGCCTACCCCGCACGGAAGTCGTGGAACTTTACAAAAAGGCCCGTGGCTTTATCTTTCCTGGTATGGAAGACTTCGGGATCACACCGGTGGAGTCCCAGGCCTATGCCACTCCGGTCATTGCTTATGGCAAGGGCGGAGCTTTGGAGTCGGTCAATGAGGACAGAACGGGGGTATTTTTCAAAGAACAGACCGTAAAATCCTTAAATGAGGCCATCCAAAGGGCAGAAAAGATCCATTTCAAACGCGGAGATTTCCAAAATTCCATCAATCGATTTACGGAAGAAAAATTCGTAAGCGAAATTCGAAAGGTAGTCGATAGACATAAGTAG
- a CDS encoding zinc-binding dehydrogenase — protein MTEWDEMKAVTILKYDESEPQLELREKEIPTPKENEVRIKIHLSPINPSDLMFIRGLYGFKKKAPVSAGFEASGIVDTVGSAIKTLKVGMNVSCVAPQNDGSWAEYMITTEDNCLPLVDGVTLDEGSSFFVNPMTAWAMVSRCSKEGHPAMIQTAAASALGKMVVRLCKERGIPLINVVRKKEQEDNLLAIGAENILNSSSPNYQKDLYKISKKLNATYAIDAVAGETAQSLVECMPYGSKIVCYGALSEKPFSVNAGIMLFQNKKIEGFWLSSWIYEIGLEEFQKQAKDAQKFLKTVFQTKINKRFKFEEYKEGLEFYKQNMTDGKVVFGP, from the coding sequence ATGACTGAATGGGATGAGATGAAAGCAGTCACCATCCTAAAATACGACGAATCCGAACCTCAGTTAGAACTTAGGGAAAAAGAAATTCCCACACCAAAGGAAAACGAAGTTAGGATCAAAATCCATCTTTCTCCCATCAATCCTTCCGACCTCATGTTCATTCGTGGACTCTATGGTTTCAAAAAAAAAGCACCGGTGTCAGCGGGATTTGAAGCCAGTGGGATTGTAGATACCGTAGGAAGTGCGATCAAAACGCTGAAAGTGGGAATGAATGTCTCCTGTGTGGCTCCGCAAAATGATGGATCCTGGGCCGAGTACATGATCACTACCGAAGACAACTGTTTGCCGTTAGTGGATGGAGTGACTCTTGACGAAGGATCTAGTTTTTTTGTAAACCCAATGACTGCTTGGGCAATGGTCTCTCGTTGCTCAAAAGAGGGTCATCCGGCGATGATCCAAACTGCCGCTGCCAGTGCTCTGGGTAAAATGGTAGTGCGACTTTGTAAAGAACGTGGAATCCCACTAATCAATGTTGTACGAAAAAAAGAACAAGAGGATAATCTTTTGGCTATTGGTGCAGAAAATATTCTCAACTCCTCTTCTCCCAACTACCAAAAAGATTTATATAAAATTTCTAAAAAATTAAACGCAACCTATGCGATTGACGCAGTTGCAGGAGAAACAGCACAGTCTCTTGTAGAATGTATGCCTTATGGTTCTAAAATTGTATGTTATGGTGCTTTATCAGAAAAACCATTTTCGGTCAATGCTGGTATCATGTTGTTTCAAAACAAAAAGATAGAAGGATTTTGGTTATCTTCTTGGATCTATGAAATTGGTTTAGAAGAATTTCAAAAACAGGCCAAAGATGCACAAAAGTTTTTAAAAACCGTTTTCCAAACAAAAATCAACAAACGTTTTAAGTTTGAGGAATATAAAGAAGGTTTAGAGTTTTATAAACAAAATATGACCGATGGGAAGGTAGTATTTGGTCCGTAG
- a CDS encoding HlyD family secretion protein, which yields MSQKWKLYKNLPSYRLVQTALPAQSLAYILTIIFFLSVLILLYVPWQQTTMGFGRVVAYAPLDRQQLIESPIAGRVVKWHVHEGTRVKKGDPIIDISDNDPNFINRIREEKNALLQRLEAARSREDNIRSRIISLRSSRGSAVNAADSRRMMAKDRVRASEQAVDAAKAALRTANLNLDRQKQLWEKGLTSKRTLELAELEHTNSETGLDRAKSAYDAAVKEERALYSDSGKVSQDADASINDAKASLASAQSEVARVLEDLPKLEARLSRQETQEVFAPRDGTIMRILVNPDTQQVKEGDGVAILVPDSEDKAIELFISGNDIPLVGEGRKVRLQFQGYPVLQISGWPETAVGTFGGIVKLVDITDSGSGNFRVLVIPDREDRQWPSSRYLRQGVRAKGWIFLNRVSVGYELWRRFNDFPPNLPMDDPEIKSLLDETGSGDKVK from the coding sequence ATCGATTGGTACAAACGGCTTTGCCTGCACAAAGTCTTGCATACATTCTCACCATTATATTTTTCTTAAGTGTTCTTATCCTTTTATATGTTCCCTGGCAACAAACAACCATGGGATTTGGAAGGGTGGTCGCCTATGCTCCCTTGGATCGCCAACAACTCATTGAATCTCCCATTGCTGGCCGTGTTGTCAAATGGCATGTACATGAAGGAACTCGAGTCAAAAAAGGAGATCCGATCATTGATATCTCGGACAACGACCCCAACTTTATCAATCGGATTCGAGAAGAAAAAAATGCCCTCTTACAACGATTAGAGGCTGCGAGATCGAGAGAGGATAATATTCGTTCACGAATCATTAGTTTACGATCCTCAAGGGGAAGTGCTGTGAATGCAGCAGACTCTAGAAGGATGATGGCAAAGGATCGAGTGCGAGCCAGCGAACAAGCAGTAGATGCTGCAAAAGCCGCTTTAAGAACAGCCAATCTGAATTTAGATCGCCAAAAACAATTATGGGAAAAAGGTCTTACTTCCAAACGAACCTTAGAACTTGCGGAACTGGAACATACAAACTCAGAAACAGGACTTGATCGTGCAAAGTCTGCTTATGATGCCGCAGTGAAAGAGGAACGAGCGTTGTACAGTGATTCAGGCAAAGTGTCACAAGATGCTGATGCTTCCATCAATGATGCCAAAGCTTCTCTAGCATCGGCCCAATCGGAAGTGGCTCGTGTATTAGAAGACTTACCAAAACTAGAAGCAAGATTATCCAGACAAGAAACCCAAGAAGTATTTGCGCCGAGAGATGGAACCATTATGAGAATATTGGTCAATCCCGACACACAACAAGTGAAAGAAGGAGATGGAGTTGCCATTCTTGTTCCAGATTCCGAAGACAAGGCCATCGAACTTTTTATTTCCGGCAACGATATACCGCTCGTTGGGGAAGGTAGAAAGGTACGTTTACAATTCCAAGGTTATCCTGTATTACAAATCAGTGGATGGCCTGAGACTGCCGTCGGAACATTCGGAGGCATTGTCAAACTAGTGGATATCACAGACAGTGGATCTGGAAATTTTAGAGTCCTTGTCATTCCTGATAGAGAAGATAGGCAATGGCCGTCGAGTCGTTACTTAAGGCAAGGTGTCCGAGCCAAAGGTTGGATCTTTCTCAACCGTGTGAGTGTTGGTTACGAACTTTGGAGAAGGTTCAATGACTTTCCACCAAACCTTCCCATGGATGATCCAGAAATCAAATCTCTGTTAGATGAAACTGGAAGTGGAGACAAAGTCAAATGA
- a CDS encoding flagellar basal body-associated FliL family protein has translation MGDREVDEEEGGLAEGSSASAGMSPIVKWLLYIAAAIFGIIIVTVISMFVAQKTATSVFKQQKNISLVKAPPPLEVYTFQEEFRVNTSDVGESHFVKLKMSLGFESGQPALSAELAARVAQMQNIINLVIARKTKDDLKSITNQLDLREEIKAHLNHILTNGKIKEVYFTEFLVN, from the coding sequence ATGGGTGACCGTGAAGTAGATGAAGAAGAAGGTGGGTTAGCCGAAGGTAGTTCCGCCTCCGCAGGGATGTCCCCCATTGTAAAATGGTTATTGTACATTGCTGCTGCCATTTTCGGGATTATCATTGTAACCGTTATATCGATGTTTGTTGCTCAAAAGACGGCAACAAGTGTGTTCAAACAACAAAAGAATATCTCTCTTGTGAAAGCTCCCCCTCCTTTGGAAGTTTACACATTTCAAGAAGAATTTAGAGTGAATACTTCTGATGTTGGTGAATCACATTTTGTTAAGTTGAAGATGTCTCTTGGATTTGAATCCGGTCAACCGGCACTTTCTGCGGAACTTGCGGCACGTGTGGCTCAAATGCAAAACATCATCAACTTAGTCATTGCAAGGAAAACAAAAGACGATTTAAAATCCATTACCAACCAATTGGATTTACGTGAGGAAATCAAAGCCCACTTAAATCACATTTTAACTAATGGAAAAATCAAAGAGGTTTACTTTACCGAGTTCTTGGTAAACTAG
- a CDS encoding cation:proton antiporter, protein MHGEESLLQDIGLSIIFATVLSHIARVLKQPLILGYIIGGAMLGKEMGFGFVTNEASIELISEIGLILLLFIIGLEINLAELAKMGKAMFTLGILQFTLSVAFVYSVFPFFGLSIGSEKFDLLYIAVALSLSSTLIVVKLLQDKVEINTLSGKLTVGVLVFQDIWAILFMGVQPNLNNPEILKILTSVGIIVLLIAFSFSVSRYVLAKLYKACASSPELILLTSIMWCFLVCGIAGEAGLSKEMGALVAGMSIAAFPYGADVISKLIGIRDFFVTLFFVALGLKVPLPSLEVIGLSAAIIALMLFVRMITIAPVIIKLNKGVRNGFLTALNLAQISEFSLVILALGAGFEHITPKLQAVILTSTIIASVLSTYIIMFNHDIAATFERLLARVGISDQTEESSKDDKAGHGGHGDGMVRDIIVLGYFRIARAFVEYLEDLSPSLIKRIIIADYNPAFKEELTNKGFQWAYADLAHPDSLSHIGLHDASMVICTISDSFLKGTNNNRLLSTLSKLAPNAKIILTSDEPGEAKKLVSDGAQKVIVPGVITGEFLYDYISRGMRNNERVV, encoded by the coding sequence ATGCACGGGGAAGAGTCACTACTACAAGACATTGGTCTCAGTATTATTTTCGCAACAGTCTTAAGTCACATTGCCAGAGTCCTCAAACAGCCGTTAATTTTAGGTTATATTATCGGTGGAGCTATGCTTGGTAAGGAAATGGGGTTCGGCTTTGTTACCAACGAAGCAAGTATTGAACTTATTTCGGAGATTGGACTCATCCTTTTGTTATTCATCATTGGTCTGGAAATCAATTTAGCGGAACTTGCTAAAATGGGTAAGGCCATGTTTACCTTGGGTATCCTCCAATTCACACTTTCTGTTGCCTTTGTTTATTCCGTGTTTCCTTTTTTTGGACTCTCTATTGGTTCGGAAAAATTTGACCTTCTCTACATTGCAGTGGCTCTCTCTTTAAGTTCCACGCTGATCGTTGTCAAACTCTTACAAGACAAAGTGGAAATCAACACTCTCTCGGGAAAGTTAACCGTTGGAGTTTTGGTATTTCAGGACATCTGGGCTATTTTGTTTATGGGAGTACAGCCCAACCTAAACAATCCAGAGATTTTAAAGATTCTGACTTCTGTTGGAATCATTGTTTTACTAATCGCATTTAGTTTTAGTGTCAGCCGTTATGTTCTCGCAAAGTTATACAAGGCCTGCGCCAGTAGCCCAGAATTAATTCTTTTAACATCAATTATGTGGTGTTTTCTTGTCTGCGGGATTGCAGGTGAAGCTGGACTTTCTAAAGAAATGGGTGCTCTCGTCGCCGGTATGAGTATTGCGGCCTTCCCTTATGGGGCCGACGTGATTTCCAAACTCATCGGAATTCGAGACTTCTTTGTTACGTTGTTCTTTGTCGCTCTGGGACTAAAAGTTCCCCTTCCTAGTTTAGAAGTGATAGGACTCTCTGCGGCAATCATCGCCCTTATGTTGTTTGTTAGGATGATTACCATTGCCCCTGTCATCATTAAACTCAACAAAGGGGTTCGCAATGGCTTTCTCACTGCCCTAAACCTAGCACAGATTTCAGAATTCTCTCTCGTTATTTTGGCGTTAGGTGCTGGATTTGAACACATCACTCCAAAACTTCAAGCAGTGATTCTTACTTCTACCATCATCGCTTCGGTTTTATCCACATACATCATCATGTTCAATCATGATATTGCTGCTACCTTTGAAAGACTTCTTGCGCGTGTCGGAATCTCTGACCAAACCGAAGAATCATCCAAAGATGATAAGGCCGGTCATGGGGGACATGGAGATGGAATGGTGCGAGATATCATTGTCCTTGGATACTTTCGCATTGCTCGTGCTTTTGTGGAATATTTAGAAGATTTATCGCCATCGCTCATCAAACGGATCATCATTGCGGACTACAATCCTGCCTTTAAAGAGGAACTCACAAACAAAGGTTTCCAGTGGGCTTATGCTGACCTTGCTCATCCGGATTCTTTATCTCATATTGGACTTCATGATGCCTCGATGGTCATTTGTACCATCTCTGATTCCTTTTTGAAAGGAACCAATAACAACCGTTTGCTTTCCACTCTTAGCAAACTAGCACCCAATGCAAAAATCATTTTAACAAGTGATGAACCGGGAGAAGCAAAAAAACTAGTGAGTGATGGAGCACAAAAGGTCATTGTTCCTGGTGTCATCACTGGTGAATTTTTGTATGATTATATCTCGCGAGGGATGAGAAATAACGAAAGGGTAGTTTAA